The nucleotide window cttttTATAGCGTTTCCTCCTCCTGCGGATGGGTCgccatccccaggcaggggaaAAACAAGCGGCCGGGCAGCCCACCTGGCCCCCGCGCCGGCCCTGCCTGCCGCTCCCTGCCCATGTGCTCCCCTGGGGAAGGGAGCGTGGGGTTGTCCCCTTCCCTGTGTGACGGCACCCTCCACCCCGGCTCCCTGGCATCCTCATGGGTGCAGGTAGACCCTGCCCACGGTGGGGTGGCCGGTCATCCCACCCAGCCCTTGCTGCTGGGGCACCTCTGCCCAGCGCTGGGAGGAGAGACCAGCCAAAGACCATCAGGCTGCACGTTCCCACCACCCCGGGGTGTGCAAGAGCTGGGCAAGGAAGGCtttgtggggtgtgggggggtccaTATCCACGCCTCCTGCAACACCTGGGGCAGCTCCTACCTGCACCGGGGGCGACTCCATCGCGAACTCCCCGGTGGGGCTCTGCTCCGCCAGTGCCACCAGCGACAGCCGGACCAGGCTCCTGAGGATGTGCtggtgggcctggggctgcccaggtcccccagcatCCGTGGGCTGGTCTGGTGGCAGCGGGGGCTCTCCCACGGGCCCCTGCAGTGGCTTCACCAAGCTCCTGCAGTGCAGCGGTGCATCCGGGGGGCTCACAGGCTCTTTCGCCGAATTTTTCGGtctgtggggctggcagggccggcgctgcagGATGGGCAGGTTGAAGGTCTCCTGCTGCTCATCCAAGTCTTTTTGGGTCCTCTGATTTCTCAGGGTCCTGTAGAGAGTGGGGGTGAGGTGAAGGGGAGcctgcggggacccccccggcaTGGGGGCGGCTGTGCCGGACAGATCGTCCTGGCAGGGACGGTGGGGCTCAGCCTCCCGCGGCCGGCCCCGGAGCAGCGGGACGAGGTGGATGTCTGCCTTCTGGATCTGCCTGTGCGGCTTcttgagctgctgctgcctgcgggcatcctctgcctccctgcagtTGTAGGCCATGCcgtccttcttctccttcttacGCAAAGACAGGGTTAAAGCCAAAAGGAGAAGGCACCCACCCAGGAGACCGGCCAGGCAGAGAACGACCACCACAGACGGGTTCAGCCACCCGGGATCCTGGGCTGATATTTTGGAGAATGCGCCGTGATGCCGGAAAAATAAGTGGACACGGACCACGGTGTGCAGGGGGATGTCTCCCCCATCGCTCACCCGGACCACCAGCTCCTGCTCGCTGCCGGCAAGGCTGCTGGCATTGCTGGTGTTGAGGAAGACCTGCCCCAAGACAGGGTCCAGGATGAAGAGCCTGGCATCACCCCCGCCCACCAGATCATAGCGGAGAGCCCCGTTGATGCCAGAGTCCACATCCTTGGCCATGACGGTGAAGAGGAAGGGAGTGCTGGCACATGACACAAGTGTCGCATTGGTCACTGCTGCAGTCTCTTGGGTGGTCCCATTCCCAGGGGCCACCCAGAGGCACCCCGTCTCCTCATTGACCAGGACAGAGAGTGTGGCCATGCCTCCCACCAGCACTGGTGCAGTGATGATGGGTGCGTTGTCATTCCGGTCAAGCACATCCAGCCTGACAGAGATGTTGGACGCCAGCTTGGGGTGACCACCATCCTCCGCGGTCACCAGGAACTCCAGGCTCCTCATCTGCTCATAATCAAAAGCTTGGAGGGCAAAAACATCCCCAGTGGTGGGGTCGATTGAGAGTAGACCTGACACAGAGGAGTCCGGGATGCTGTAGGTGATTCTCCCGTTGAAACCCAGGTCGGGGTCAGTAGCATGGACAGTGAGCAAGAAGGCAGGTCCTTCACTGTTCTCAGCAACGGCAACCTCATAGGTGGCCTTTTCAAAGGAAGGGGCATTGTCGTTCACATCACTGATGCAGATGGTGAGGTGCTTCAGCACAGCCAAGGAGAGGTCTCCGTGGTCCCGCGCCAGCAGAGTCAGGTTGTACTCAGCACGCAGCTCCCTGTCTAGCGTGGCATTGGTCATCAACACGTAGCTATGGCTGTTGGTCCTCTTCAGCCTGAAGTGCTCATACCCTTGACTGAGGGAGCAATGCACTTGCCCGTTGCTTCCTGAGTCGGGGTCACTGGCTGTCACCAGAGCCACGAAGCTGTCTTTGGGGAGGGCTTCGGAGAGCACGGGTGCCCGTGCAGCCCAGGTGACGTGGACGTCAGGAGCGTTGTCGTTGACATCCAGGACTTTGACCACGATCTTGCAGTGTGCTGGGATGGGGTTAGCGCCCAGGTCCCGGGCTTGCACATCCAGCTCGTAGGCATGGGTTTCCTCGTAGTCCAGCGGGTGCTTCAGGATGATGCTGCCCGTGCGGGCATCGATGCCAAAAGCGCTCAGCACCTCCGGGGGTGCGTGCTTGCTCAGGCTGTATTCGATTTCCCCATTGGGACCCTGGTCAGGGTCAGTGGCCATGACTGTCACGAGGAGGGTCCCAGGCAGAGCATCCTCCCGAACCTCTACCATCAAAGAGCTCTCTGCAAAGACGGGGCTGTTATCATTGGAGTCAAGGACAATTACTTTAATTAAAGCGGTACCTGATTTTGGCGGCTCCCCGTGATCAGTGGCTGTCAGCACGAGGTCGAAGGAGGAGTGCAGCTCCCGGTCCACTTCTTTAACCATGACAAGTTCCGCGTGCCTTGTCCCATCGGAGCTGGAGACAACCTCCAGTGCAAAGTGCTCACTGGGGGAGAGGCTGTAGGAGCAGTGGGCATTGGGGCCAGCATCGGCATCCAGGGCTCGGTCCAGCGGGATCCGTGTCCTCAGGGATGCACTCTCTGACATCTCCAGCTCCAGCTCGGGCGTGGGGAACCGCGGTGCGTTGTCATTGATGTCCAGCACTTGAACCTCCACGTGAATCAGAGCCAGGTTTCGGGCAGCCAGCACGTCAAACGAGACCCAGCAAGGATCGCTGTGCCGGCACAGCTGCTCCCTGTCCACCCGCCCAGCCGTGCTGAGCACCCCGTCCCCGCTCCCCACGTGCAGCGGGAACCTCCTGGGGGTCTCCATCAGCTGGAAGGTATCCGCTGTTTCGCCGCTCTCGCCCCCCTCGAAGTGCTCGGCCAGCGTCCCTATCACCGTTCCCGGCAGCACTTCTTCGAACACCCGGTACTGCACCGTGAACGTGGCCACCTCCTGGGCATCGGTGGACAGGAAGAGGTACCACCACAAAGCTGGGAGATGGAGACCGGAGCGGCTCAGCAACAGCATGCTGCTGGCAAAGCCCactgccccgctgccccggcgcgCTGCCGTGGGCTTGCCCGCCTGCCGCCGCATACCCCAATTGTCCTTACAGCGATCGCAAGTCCTTGGCATCCTCTCCCATCTCCAAGTCCCATAGGCACCAGCCAGCAGTTGGAAAGGAGGAGAAATGCTGACAGAGTCCAGCGGTTGTCCCCTGCCCCACCATCGCCAAGGGGTGACTGAGAGACCCAGCTGCTCCCCGGGACGAAGCGCTCAGCCCGGAGCAGAGGGGACCACTGCGGCTTCAGCCGGGGAGCAGCGTCCGGCCGTCCAGCCGGGCCGGGAGGTGGACCAGGCGTGTTTCCTATGGAAACCCCACCTACAGGAAAAGGGAGGACCGGGCTGGTACAATGCCTGGGCGGgacgggggctggcggggcagcaCGCTGCCCGGCTGGCAGAGAGGTGTGGAAGTGCCCTCAGTTTCCCACCTGCGGGGACCATCGCTGCTGCCTGCGGTCACCTGCAAAATGCATTTCACAGGAGGCGCGATCCCTGCAGACAGTGCCTAGCCCACCCGCAAAGCCTCGCACGTGCTTCAAGAAGATGCCTGCAAGGGCCAGCAACCACGATGGACCTCTGCTCTTGCTTTACCCCAAAGGCTCGTTCCCTGTGCTGTCAGATTTCTGACTcactttgatttattttcattttgtctaaATCCAGCGTGTAATCCCGGGTTCTTGCTCTGCCTTTTGCTGTCAGTTCGGAGGGCAACACACCCACGTCACCTTTTCCAGCACATGGCTTTTGATTATGTCACTGCTTCATTTTCATCTGGACACACCAAAATGAGCTAATGAATCACTGGGAGAGCTGCCACATCAAACACAGGCAGGCGGGCACGCTGGAAGAAAGGAGGGCTCTGGCAGATGCGAGCTGCGTCCTGTCaggcctctccccatcccctACGTCCGTCTGtcctggccagctccccccatCTTGGCACATGCTCTGTccccagctcagctcttgctctgATTTCCCCAGCATCACCCCTCACCCAGCACTGATTTTGCACCACCAAATCCCTGCTTTGCCTTATTCCAACATCTTACCCTGAGCCCCCACCTGCAGGCAGCTCACgtgaggctgcacagccagaccACCATGTCCATGCTTAGGCAGCCCAGCCTGAAGCTGTTTCACGTGTTCCTCCTGcgcaggcaggggagcaggcagctgcctgcctgcagagcccgGTTACCCCAAGCTGGGCTCTGCTTCGGGTCTCAGGGTGACTGAAGGCATTCAGGACAGGGAAGGTCACTGCAGAGGTTTCCTTGGCCATTACAGAGAGCAGAGCATCTTTGTATTGTGGTTTGAGTCCCGCCAGCCACATCATCTTCATCTTGGCCCCCCTGTATCCATCAGgcagcctccagcaaccctgcagcTGCCATTGCTGTCCTGCACACATCTTGCCCCCCTTCTCCTGCCTTTccaggcaccccagcacccctatCCTATTCCCATCCATCTCTGctcccctcactgtcctcctgACAGCTCTGACTTTCCCAGGTCAGGCTCTCCATTGCCTGCATCGCCTCCCAGTTCCCTGCTTTCATCACTTTTCTTTATTATGGTAAATTTTAATGCCACAGGgaacagcaaagcaaaaccacGCCAGTGCTGACCAGCCGTTTTGCCCCGGGTGGGTTAGTGCCACCGCTCAGCACGCCCGGAGGAAGGGCCAGTGCAGCTCAGCCGTGGTGGGGGGTGGCAGGAGACCCGGTGCTATTCCTGGGCTTGGCCCCAGCTCCAGGTGACCTTTGCCAAGtcatttccctgctttgtgctctCGCTTCCTCCTCAGCTGAGCGAAGCCAGCCCCCGGGCTCTCCCGGAGGGATGCTCTCCTGCTCGACGGCTGCCTGTGGAGCTGCGGATGGAGAAGCGGATGTCTCTCAGCCCATGCTCTGctcgggtgggtgggtgggaaggctGCTTCCTTCTGGGGGGAGTCTCATCCTTCCATCTCCCTTTTTTTACGCCTTTCCTTTTCAGAGATGGAGAGGAACAGAAGAACCGCACCAAAATACCaccaaggaaaggaaataaatattatGCCTAAGAACTGCAGGGGTTCCTCAAAAGCCCTGCCAGACATATCCTTCTTCCCACCGCCTCCCAAGCCATCTGCAGAGCAAGCCAATCGCAGCAGGTGGGCCGTGTTAACCCACCAGTGATGTACCAGGAGATATATACCCACCAACACCAGCACCCACGTGTGCCGGACCCTGCTCAGTGCAGCCCTCACCCCACCAGCCGGAGGGAGGGTGTCCCTgtaggctgctgcagccccagaccactcctttttctccccaaaggcaaggaggcagaggagatTTTAAGGACCAGCTTGCTCAGCCACCAGAGGGAAAGGCTGATGTGACAGTCCCGGCGCTGGGAGGAAAAGTCACGGTCACCAAGAAGAGTGTTGTGACCCCCTCCTGAGcactgtcccctcaccatctggGCTGTCCCCAGTCTGTCTGTACAGATATTGGCAGTGGTGACAGATCTGGAATGGCCAAGAGAGAGGAGCTGGCGGAACTAATGCATTAATTATTACGATGCTTCAGGAATAAATCCCTATAGACTAGACCTGTGACCCCAAGCCATCAGGACATTAGCAGCTGGGAGGATGGCTGTAGGACGCTGCGAGAGCATTGCTGAGCTGTAAACCACGCAGGCTGTGTCTTGGGGGAAGACAGGCAAAGTAATGCTAACAAAGAAACTAGAACAGAAAAATGAGCTTGAGCTGAGACTTGCCAGAAGCACAGACAATGAAATAAGATCTAAAAACATCTCCTGCTTCCTGTGCACACACAGGCAGGTTCCCAACACGCAGATGCTTCTTCATAGACAATGTTGTATCAACGAACATAAACCTTCTCCCCAGGAGGTTGACTGCACCTAAGCCCTTTCATTTCAAGCTCAGAAAGAGCATCAGTTATATTCAATTATTGCAGTAGCGTTCTTCAGCTCCTGCGTGATGCTATTAGTGCCCGTAGCAGACGTAAATGTCATTTACAAGGTGTGAAAATCTGGCTCCTCTGAAGCTCAGTTCCTCAGCCAGACACAGGGAACAGCCCGGTCTCCCAGGGGTGCAGAGCTGTAGTTCAGGCACCACGCACTCACCGCCCGTCACATGGCAGAAAGCAGCCCGGACGAGTTATTTCACACTCCACTGCACAGCTGGGCTGTCAAATTTcaaaattttgcattttgtttgtcaCTTTGGGTTGGCTTGGTAGCACAAGCTGTGCTGCACATCCCCAGAACGGTGCATAGGGCAACATAAAAATGAGAAgggaagagaatttttttttcaaatctaatAATGAAAAACAACACCAAAAGGAGAAGAGTTCAAAACGAGCACGACTGAAGACATACCAAGATTTGGCCTCATTAGGGTGCTCAGGACTTACTGTGTCCTGCGGACCATTCAGGGAAGCAGGACTTGGTCTCTGCTTTATGAGGTGGGAAATGGTGTCTGAGGGTCAGGGCACAGAGGCCATGGACAACAGGACGCACCCCGAGGTGGGACGCTCTCTTCCAGGCTCAGCTCCGTACCTCGGAGCTCTGTCCTGAGCAGGAAGACAGCTGCAAAGCCTCGATGGGGCAAGTGAAAGCGTAGCTGCTCCTCAGCCACTGGTGCCCTTACACCCAGGGatcatgcttttttcccctcatctgtCTTGGTTTTCAGCCCTTCAAAGGCAGGCTTTGCTTCTCTAGAAGTGTCACTCC belongs to Opisthocomus hoazin isolate bOpiHoa1 chromosome 23, bOpiHoa1.hap1, whole genome shotgun sequence and includes:
- the PCDH12 gene encoding protocadherin-12 codes for the protein MPRTCDRCKDNWGMRRQAGKPTAARRGSGAVGFASSMLLLSRSGLHLPALWWYLFLSTDAQEVATFTVQYRVFEEVLPGTVIGTLAEHFEGGESGETADTFQLMETPRRFPLHVGSGDGVLSTAGRVDREQLCRHSDPCWVSFDVLAARNLALIHVEVQVLDINDNAPRFPTPELELEMSESASLRTRIPLDRALDADAGPNAHCSYSLSPSEHFALEVVSSSDGTRHAELVMVKEVDRELHSSFDLVLTATDHGEPPKSGTALIKVIVLDSNDNSPVFAESSLMVEVREDALPGTLLVTVMATDPDQGPNGEIEYSLSKHAPPEVLSAFGIDARTGSIILKHPLDYEETHAYELDVQARDLGANPIPAHCKIVVKVLDVNDNAPDVHVTWAARAPVLSEALPKDSFVALVTASDPDSGSNGQVHCSLSQGYEHFRLKRTNSHSYVLMTNATLDRELRAEYNLTLLARDHGDLSLAVLKHLTICISDVNDNAPSFEKATYEVAVAENSEGPAFLLTVHATDPDLGFNGRITYSIPDSSVSGLLSIDPTTGDVFALQAFDYEQMRSLEFLVTAEDGGHPKLASNISVRLDVLDRNDNAPIITAPVLVGGMATLSVLVNEETGCLWVAPGNGTTQETAAVTNATLVSCASTPFLFTVMAKDVDSGINGALRYDLVGGGDARLFILDPVLGQVFLNTSNASSLAGSEQELVVRVSDGGDIPLHTVVRVHLFFRHHGAFSKISAQDPGWLNPSVVVVLCLAGLLGGCLLLLALTLSLRKKEKKDGMAYNCREAEDARRQQQLKKPHRQIQKADIHLVPLLRGRPREAEPHRPCQDDLSGTAAPMPGGSPQAPLHLTPTLYRTLRNQRTQKDLDEQQETFNLPILQRRPCQPHRPKNSAKEPVSPPDAPLHCRSLVKPLQGPVGEPPLPPDQPTDAGGPGQPQAHQHILRSLVRLSLVALAEQSPTGEFAMESPPVQQISQLLSLLHQGQFQPKTNHRGNKYTAKNGSRAAGLDADCLSTKDSGHGESEAEDRDSESGFELSVQQLVGEELETLLEPQAGSLQQTDLLSFTGKVLFNYAPCELLPMLT